Proteins encoded together in one Mobula hypostoma chromosome 9, sMobHyp1.1, whole genome shotgun sequence window:
- the LOC134352335 gene encoding THAP domain-containing protein 5-like isoform X2: MYQSDTFTTRFPLQNKERLSKWMKNMKREGWFPTKHQCICSDHFTADSFEWRWGIRYLKTHAIPTLFSFPTHQQNKKTNIRHIRRKNISPEGTSETKLEIFGPAAPTEINSESLELPLASAQCIEQSEGNTGINTAPTLDNENSEVVVQDSPNEPFTMINEVEMKQLLNNKLPVDTEVLQVEHSYCRQDTDKAQLWEKISRLQKKIKKLQQQEQGTAAELKRMEKLIEQLKQENLISEVKMKVMENCFTEFELNVLQ; the protein is encoded by the exons GTTTCCACTCCAAAACAAAGAGAGACTTAGCAAATGGATGAAGAATATGAAGAGAGAGGGCTGGTTCCCTACTAAGCACCAGTGCATTTGCAGTGACCATTTTACTGCAGATTCCTTTGAATGGCGCTGGGGTATACGCTATCTGAAGACGCATGCTATACCAACTCTtttctcatttccaactcatcaacAG AATAAGAAGACAAATATTCGTCATATTCGTAGAAAAAATATTTCACCTGAGGGAACTTCAGAAACAAAACTGGAAATATTTGGTCCGGCTGCGCCAACTGAAATAAACAGTGAAAGCCTAGAATTACCGCTTGCTagtgcacagtgcattgagcaatCTGAAGGGAATACAGGAATTAACACTGCACCAACTCTGGACAATGAAAATTCGGAAGTTGTTGTTCAAGACTCGCCAAATGAGCCCTTCACAATGATAAACGAGGTTGAAATGAAGCAATTGTTGAACAATAAGCTGCCTGTAGACACTGAGGTTCTACAAGTTGAACATTCATATTGTAGACAAGATACTGACAAAGCCCAACTATGGGAAAAAATTTCCAGATTACAGAAGAAGATAAAAAAACTCCAGCAACAAGAACAGGGGACTGCAGCAGAGCTTAAGAGAATGGAAAAACTGATTGAGCAGCTGAAACAAGAGAACCTTATTTCTGAAGTGAAAATGAAGGTTATGGAAAATTGTTTTACAGAATTTGAATTAAATGTTTTACAATAA
- the LOC134352335 gene encoding THAP domain-containing protein 5-like isoform X1 translates to MPRYCAVDSCSNRSGQLSSDHQKLGFYPFPLQNKERLSKWMKNMKREGWFPTKHQCICSDHFTADSFEWRWGIRYLKTHAIPTLFSFPTHQQNKKTNIRHIRRKNISPEGTSETKLEIFGPAAPTEINSESLELPLASAQCIEQSEGNTGINTAPTLDNENSEVVVQDSPNEPFTMINEVEMKQLLNNKLPVDTEVLQVEHSYCRQDTDKAQLWEKISRLQKKIKKLQQQEQGTAAELKRMEKLIEQLKQENLISEVKMKVMENCFTEFELNVLQ, encoded by the exons GTTTCCACTCCAAAACAAAGAGAGACTTAGCAAATGGATGAAGAATATGAAGAGAGAGGGCTGGTTCCCTACTAAGCACCAGTGCATTTGCAGTGACCATTTTACTGCAGATTCCTTTGAATGGCGCTGGGGTATACGCTATCTGAAGACGCATGCTATACCAACTCTtttctcatttccaactcatcaacAG AATAAGAAGACAAATATTCGTCATATTCGTAGAAAAAATATTTCACCTGAGGGAACTTCAGAAACAAAACTGGAAATATTTGGTCCGGCTGCGCCAACTGAAATAAACAGTGAAAGCCTAGAATTACCGCTTGCTagtgcacagtgcattgagcaatCTGAAGGGAATACAGGAATTAACACTGCACCAACTCTGGACAATGAAAATTCGGAAGTTGTTGTTCAAGACTCGCCAAATGAGCCCTTCACAATGATAAACGAGGTTGAAATGAAGCAATTGTTGAACAATAAGCTGCCTGTAGACACTGAGGTTCTACAAGTTGAACATTCATATTGTAGACAAGATACTGACAAAGCCCAACTATGGGAAAAAATTTCCAGATTACAGAAGAAGATAAAAAAACTCCAGCAACAAGAACAGGGGACTGCAGCAGAGCTTAAGAGAATGGAAAAACTGATTGAGCAGCTGAAACAAGAGAACCTTATTTCTGAAGTGAAAATGAAGGTTATGGAAAATTGTTTTACAGAATTTGAATTAAATGTTTTACAATAA
- the LOC134352335 gene encoding THAP domain-containing protein 5-like isoform X3 → MKNMKREGWFPTKHQCICSDHFTADSFEWRWGIRYLKTHAIPTLFSFPTHQQNKKTNIRHIRRKNISPEGTSETKLEIFGPAAPTEINSESLELPLASAQCIEQSEGNTGINTAPTLDNENSEVVVQDSPNEPFTMINEVEMKQLLNNKLPVDTEVLQVEHSYCRQDTDKAQLWEKISRLQKKIKKLQQQEQGTAAELKRMEKLIEQLKQENLISEVKMKVMENCFTEFELNVLQ, encoded by the exons ATGAAGAATATGAAGAGAGAGGGCTGGTTCCCTACTAAGCACCAGTGCATTTGCAGTGACCATTTTACTGCAGATTCCTTTGAATGGCGCTGGGGTATACGCTATCTGAAGACGCATGCTATACCAACTCTtttctcatttccaactcatcaacAG AATAAGAAGACAAATATTCGTCATATTCGTAGAAAAAATATTTCACCTGAGGGAACTTCAGAAACAAAACTGGAAATATTTGGTCCGGCTGCGCCAACTGAAATAAACAGTGAAAGCCTAGAATTACCGCTTGCTagtgcacagtgcattgagcaatCTGAAGGGAATACAGGAATTAACACTGCACCAACTCTGGACAATGAAAATTCGGAAGTTGTTGTTCAAGACTCGCCAAATGAGCCCTTCACAATGATAAACGAGGTTGAAATGAAGCAATTGTTGAACAATAAGCTGCCTGTAGACACTGAGGTTCTACAAGTTGAACATTCATATTGTAGACAAGATACTGACAAAGCCCAACTATGGGAAAAAATTTCCAGATTACAGAAGAAGATAAAAAAACTCCAGCAACAAGAACAGGGGACTGCAGCAGAGCTTAAGAGAATGGAAAAACTGATTGAGCAGCTGAAACAAGAGAACCTTATTTCTGAAGTGAAAATGAAGGTTATGGAAAATTGTTTTACAGAATTTGAATTAAATGTTTTACAATAA